One Denticeps clupeoides chromosome 3, fDenClu1.1, whole genome shotgun sequence DNA window includes the following coding sequences:
- the npr2 gene encoding atrial natriuretic peptide receptor 2 — MGHGTELGSCFLALCCLSLVPRCPAGGAANITVAVMLPRNLKYAWSLPRVFPAIRMAQETLATRGLLASRGVNLLNFSAEDQGGLCSEYEAQIIAVDIKLYHKPDAFFGPGCVYSVASVGRFASHWKLPLITAGGPAFGFDDGKEFKTIVRMGPTTTKIGEFVSFLHAHFNWTTRAGLLFYDLKHDDRPYYFNSEGIYNKLHEQLNVTVGARPYLEPPEEDYREIVTFMKEQARIWYISGPLNTFQNIMKLFQAEVKNPEDFAIFYLDVFAESLQNNAQKPWNSSTFEWTDPIKIFKSVFIITYREPDNPEYAAFCTELHKRAKRDFSVNLEPSLMDFIAGCFHDGFLLYAKAVDEAIAKGESQNDGLSIIEKMQNHQIKGVTGMVSFNDNNARDTDFSLWAMTDQQTGQFGTVAHYNGTNKEIVWSSAEKIHWPRGCPPLDNPPCVFSQDDPSCNDGPLTVLGIVAVGSGLALIIFGISSFLIYRKLKLEKELAGMLWRIRWEDLQFESPNKYHKRAGSRLTLSQRGSSYGSLITAHGKYQLFAKTGYFKGNLVAIKHVNKKRIELTRQVLFELKHMRDVQFNHLTRFIGACIDPPNICIVTEYCPRGSLQDILENESINLDWMFRYSLINDIVKGMNFLHNSYIGSHGSLKSSNCVVDSRFVLKITDYGLASFRSSCENEDSHALYAKKLWTAPELLIYDRHPPQGTQKGDVYSFGIILQEIALRNGPFYVEGMDLSPKEIVQKVRNGQKPYFRPTTDNSRHCEELAMLMECCWSEDPADRPDFGHIKIFMMKLNKEGSTSILNNLLSRMEQYANNLENLVEERTQAYLEEKRKAENLLYQILPHSVAEQLKRGETVQAEAFDSVTIYFSDIVGFTSLSAESTPLQVVTLLNDLYTCFDAIIDNFDVYKVETIGDAYMVVSGLPVRNGKLHAREIASMSLALLEQVKTFKIRHRPNDQLRLRIGIHTGPVCAGVVGLKMPRYCLFGDTVNTASRMESNGEALKIHVSSATKEVLDEFGYFDLQLRGDVEMKGKGKMRTYWLLGEKTDVYVI, encoded by the exons ATGGGACATGGGACGGAGCTTGGCTCCTGCTTCCTTGCGCTCTGCTGCCTGTCGCTGGTCCCCAGGTGCCCCGCCGGCGGCGCGGCCAACATCACGGTGGCCGTGATGCTGCCCCGCAACCTGAAGTACGCCTGGTCCCTGCCGCGGGTCTTCCCGGCGATACGCATGGCGCAGGAGACCCTGGCGACGCGCGGGCTGCTGGCGAGCCGCGGCGTCAACCTCCTCAACTTCAGCGCGGAGGACCAGGGCGGCTTGTGCTCCGAGTACGAGGCGCAGATCATCGCCGTGGACATCAAGCTGTACCACAAGCCGGACGCCTTCTTCGGCCCCGGCTGCGTCTACTCCGTCGCCTCCGTGGGCAGGTTCGCGTCGCACTGGAAGCTGCCGCTGATCACCGCCGGCGGCCCGGCGTTCGGCTTCGACGACGGCAAGGAGTTCAAGACCATCGTGCGCATGGGACCCACCACCACCAAGATCGGCGAGTTCGTCAGCTTCCTGCACGCCCACTTCAACTGGACGACGCGCGCCGGGCTGCTCTTCTACGACCTGAAGCACGACGACCGGCCCTACTACTTCAACTCGGAGGGCATCTACAACAAGCTCCACGAGCAGCTCAACGTGACCGTGGGCGCACGGCCGTACCTGGAGCCGCCCGAGGAGGACTACCGGGAGATCGTCACCTTCATGAAGGAGCAGGCGAGAA tTTGGTACATCTCAGGACCCTTGAACACCTTCCAGAACATAATGAAGCTGTTCCAGGCCGAGGTGAAGAACCCAGAGGACTTTGCTATCTTTTATTTGGACGTGTTTGCGGAGAGCTTGCAAAACAATGCTCAGAAACCTTGGAACAGTTCCACCTTTGAGTGGACGGATCCCATCAAAATATTTAAG TCGGTGTTTATTATAACATACAGAGAGCCAGATAATCCGGAATATGCTGCATTTTGCACCGAGTTGCACAAAAGAGCCAAACGAGACTTCAGTGTGAACTTAGAGCCGTCACTG ATGGATTTCATTGCAGGGTGTTTTCATGACGGCTTTTTGCTGTATGCAAAGGCTGTAGACGAGGCCATCGCAAAGGGGGAATCTCAGAATGATGGACTCAGCATCATAGAGAAAATGCAAAACCACCAGATCAAGG GTGTCACGGGCATGGTGAGCTTTAATGACAACAATGCCAGAGATACGGATTTCAGCCTGTGGGCCATGACAGATCAACAAACAGGACAATTTGGG ACCGTGGCACATTACAATGGAACGAATAAGGAAATTGTATGGTCGTCAGCAGAGAAGATTCACTGGCCGAGGGGGTGCCCACCTCTGGACAACCCACCTTGTGTGTTTTCTCAGGATGACCCCTCATGTAACGATG GTCCGCTGACCGTGCTGGGGATCGTGGCCGTCGGCTCGGGACTCGCCCTCATAATCTTCGGCATATCGAGCTTTCTGATCTACAG gaAGCTGAAACTGGAAAAGGAACTGGCAGGGATGCTCTGGCGAATCCGGTGGGAAGATCTTCAATTCGAGAGTCCCAACAAATATCATAAACGTGCTGGCAGTCGCCTGACCCTTTCACAG aggGGCTCCAGCTACGGTTCCCTGATAACGGCTCACGGAAAATATCAGCTATTTGCAAAAACAGGCTATTTTAAG GGCAACCTGGTAGCCATCAAACACGTTAACAAGAAGAGGATTGAACTGACCAGACAAGTGCTGTTTGAGCTGAAGCAT ATGAGAGACGTCCAGTTTAACCATTTGACCAGGTTCATCGGCGCTTGCATTGATCCCCCAAACATCTGCATTGTGACTGAGTACTGTCCGAGAGGAAGTCTTCAG GACATACTGGAGAATGAGAGCATTAATCTGGACTGGATGTTCCGATACTCTCTCATCAATGACATAGTCAAG GGCATGAACTTTCTGCACAACAGCTACATCGGCTCCCATGGAAGCCTCAAGTCATCCAACTGTGTGGTGGACAGCCGCTTTGTGCTGAAAATTACTGATTACGGGCTAGCAAGTTTCCGTTCATCGTGTGAAAACGAGGACTCGCATGCTTTGTACGCAA AAAAGCTGTGGACGGCTCCAGAATTACTGATATACGACAGACACCCACCTCAGGGGACTCAGAAAGGAGACGTCTACAGTTTTGGCATCATTCTGCAGGAGATAGCCCTGAGAAATGGGCCCTTCTATGTAGAGGGAATGGACCTTAGTCCTAAAG AGATTGTACAGAAGGTACGCAATGGGCAGAAGCCGTACTTCAGACCCACCACCGACAACAGCCGTCACTGCGAGGAACTCGCCATGCTCATGGAGTGCTGCTGGTCAGAGGACCCCGCTGACCGGCCTGATTTTGGTCACATCAAGATATTCATGATGAAACTCAACAA GGAAGGGAGCACCAGCATCCTCAACAACCTGCTGAGCAGAATGGAGCAATACGCCAATAACTTGGAGAACCTGGTGGAGGAGCGTACGCAGGCGTACCTGGAAGAGAAGAGGAAGGCTGAAAACCTCCTTTACCAGATCCTGCCGCA TTCAGTGGCTGAGCAGCTAAAGCGAGGGGAAACCGTCCAAGCCGAGGCCTTCGACAGCGTAACCATCTACTTCAGCGACATTGTTGGCTTCACGTCGCTGTCGGCAGAGAGCACGCCGCTACAG GTCGTAACATTGCTTAATGACCTGTACACATGCTTTGATGCCATAATTGATAACTTTGATGTGTACAAG GTGGAAACAATTGGAGATGCCTACATGGTTGTGTCAGGGCTCCCCGTTCGCAACGGCAAGCTCCACGCCCGTGAAATCGCCAGCATGTCCTTGGCGTTGCTGGAACAGGTGAAAACGTTCAAAATTCGGCACCGACCGAACGACCAGCTACGACTACGGATAGGGATTCACACAG GACCCGTCTGTGCTGGCGTGGTTGGTCTAAAAATGCCGCGGTACTGCTTATTTGGAGACACTGTCAACACGGCGTCTCGGATGGAGTCGAATGGGGAAG CGTTAAAGATACACGTCTCCTCAGCCACCAAAGAGGTGCTGGATGAGTTCGGCTACTTTGATCTGCAGTTACGAGGGGATGTGGAAATGAAG ggcAAAGGGAAAATGAGAACGTATTGGCTGCTGGGAGAAAAGACAGATGTCTATGTTATCTGA
- the spag8 gene encoding sperm-associated antigen 8, translated as MLRGDRTPSVMAGQREAASSGKCLHSTASLDQSEHSSHHRLKNGHTGIFTQVSTAKIDGLTSVKAAYTPPRLVGVRLTGSRKELLEKELFTKISEQTHAELNPAAPATDFCSTTRADYTVEGFNSVIPLPSKNHDYKTEQAITFWSENHRHVQGMTAVTTSDTPFRKNAFFSTPISEQLDDPMHHFSRNVPSMCTAGNLNMQID; from the exons ATGTTACGTGGGGATAGAACCCCGAGCGTTATGGCGGGGCAGCGTGAGGCCGCATCATCTGGCAAATGTCTG CATTCCACTGCCTCCCTTGACCAATCTGAGCACAGTTCCCACCACCGCCTCAAAAATGGACATACAGGCATTTTCACTCAGGTCTCAACTGCAAAGATCGATGGGCTCACCTCAGTTAAAGCAGCGTACACCCCTCCCAGGCTTGTTGGTGTAAGACTGACAG GGTCACGGAAGGAACTGCTGGAGAAAGAACTTTTCACGAAAATAAG tgagcagacacatgcagagCTCAACCCAGCTGCTCCAGCCACAGACTTCTGCTCCACAACCAGAGCAGACTACACTGTAGAGGGCTTTAATTCTGTTATCCCTCTGCCATCTAAG AACCACGACTACAAAACTGAACAGGCGATAACATTCTGGAGTGAGAACCACCGTCACGTTCAG GGGATGACCGCCGTCACAACTAGTGACACACCATTTAGGAAAAATGCCTTCTTCAGCACTCCCATAAGTGAACAACTAGATGACCCCATGCACCACTTCTCCAGAAATGTTCCCAGTATGTGTACTGCTGGTAATTTAAATATGCAGATTGACTAA